The Geothrix sp. DNA segment CCCGGCTGTTTGGATTTTCCGCCAGGCTTTGTGATCATGGGCGTCGCGCTATAGGTTTCCCCCGTAAGCTGGTTGAGGTTGTTGAAGGTCGAAGCCGTCGTCGCACCGTTGATTTGCGATGTCGTGCGATTCCCAGCCTCGTCATAGCCATATCCGTACGCAATCAGGACGGATTGAGTCACCGCGTCGGTCTGAGTGTTCGACAGGATCTGACCCACCGCATCATAGGTGAAGGTATTCACCTTGGGGTTCTGTGCATCCGCCTGAGTGGTCCAGGTCTGAATCTGGCCGTTGGCATCATAGGAGTAGCTGAATGCTGAGATGTTCGTTCCATTTGCCTTCTGGTTCTGAATCGATTGAAGTCGCTTGTCTCCGCTCGCGCTGGAATAGCCAAACACTGTGCTTTGACCATTCGGCAGCGCAATGTTTTGAAGACGGTTTGTGGGCCCATCAAACGTATAAGTGAAAGTGCCAAGCGGATTGGCTACAGTGCTCATGCGTCCGAGGACATCTAGGGTGCGGGTCTCGTTGATGTCATTGATTCCCCGAGTGGTGACCCGACCAAGCGCGTCATAGCCATAGGTGATGGTGCTATTGGCCAAGGGGCCGGTGACACTCGCCAATCTACCGGCACCCAGGGTTGGAGTAGAGGTGATTGGATTGTATACGTAGGTAGTCGTTCCCAATCCACCTGTTGAAGTGGCAAGCCGATTGAAACGACCATCGTATGTGTAGCTCACATTCGGCGTGGGCTTGCTGGTGTTGGAATAGGTCACTGCAGCCAGGGCGTTGTCCTGGTAGTAACTGTACTTGGTGACCTGAGCCTTGGCGTCGATTCGCTGAGCAAGACGACCGATCGCGTCATAGGCGTATTGCAGACTTGTCAGGTCAGGAAAAATTTTTCCGGTCACGCGCCCCTGAATATCCCTCACCCATGATGTGATCTTCCCTTGGGGATCAGTCAGACCATCTAGCGTTCCACACCCACACCAGTCGAGACGAGTGATGCGCCCTTGAGGATCCTGCACACTGGTGAGTTGTCGGCTTGCGTTGTAGGACATCACGGTCCAGCGCCCGAGCCGGTCCTTTGTTTTCCACGCATCCAGCCGATCGAAAAGCGTTTCCTCGGTGGTGCCGTCTGGGTAGGTAATCGTGGTTCGGCGATCTAAATTATCGTAGTCGTAGGTCAGAGTGTAATTGTCGGGTTGATTCGTGACTGTTTTTACACGCCCCACGAGATCATATGTAAAGGTTGTGATCTGTTGACCCGCATTCAGCAGCGGGCCTTTCACGTTCTGAAGGTATCCGTTCAGGTCATAGGTTAGGGTGGTGACCTCCGATTTCGGATTGGTGATGGTCAGGATCTGGCCGAAACCGTTGTAAGTGAACGTGGTGGTTTGCCCAGCTGCATCGATTGTGGTCAGCGGTTTGTGCTGAGTGTTGTAGGTGTACTTCGCGAGGAGGTCATCAATCCCGCCAGTGAGGTTGTGAACCTCCAGCAAATCGATGCCATCCGTGGAGTAGACATATGAAGTCACCCTCCCCAGCGGGTCAGTGACCTGGGTGGGCTTCCCAATGGTGTTGTAGGTGGTGAGGGTCGACTGGGTGCTTAGGTCATCCAGAATCCGCAATACGGCACTCGGACTAGATATGGTTCCCATCTCCTGGGAGTTTGCCTGACCGGCCTGTAGAAACCAGGTCCTAGACTCTAGTGGTTTCTTTTCCCAAGACGGGACCGAATTCAGCCAGCCTCCAGGTGAGTACACCCAATGAGTGATCTTGGCCTTGGTGTAGTCGCCCGGATAAATCTCCATGGCTCTCTTATCCCAGTAATAGGAATTAAAGAACCAATGCCCTGTATTAACCACTCCGACTGGCGCCACAGGATCTGACAAGGGGAGACTGCTGACCAGGCCGACATATTCACTGCGTTCCTGATCCCCAGAAGGGTCCGTCGCAAGTATCCAAGTATTGTTCGCCGCACCATTGCCACAAGCGAATGTGCTTGTGCCATAGGGGGTGGTCATGCCGTTGATGAAATCGGCAGCCATCGCCGGGTTCTGGGTGGTCGGCCCATAGCTGAACGTCGTGGTTATTCCCAATGCATCCGTGATGGATTCCAAAAGGCCAGACGCTGTATAGGTCATGCTTGCCGTTCGACCGAAGGGGTCCGTGACTAAGGTGACTTTCTTGGGATCTCCTGCCAACCCGTAGGAAAGGGTTGTCACCTGGCCCAAGGCATCGGTGACGGTTGTTAGACGGCGCTGGGCATCGTAGCCGTAAGTCACTGTGTTACCCGATGGGTCGATCGATCTTGTCCGGAACAGGGTCCGAGGCGCCACGATCGCCCCATCGGTCAGATCGTAGATGTCGCTGCTTCCATCCCGGTGAACCACCTTGTAGGAGGAGGCTGAGGTCCGGACCAGCTGATCCTGATTGAAGTAGTCCGGGGCATAGGTCTGGGTGAGAGTGTTGTAGCCAACCTGGGCTTTCATGCCCCCGCTGGCTGGGAGTAGCTTCACCGTCTGGCCTACTGTCGTCGGATCATCGGTGAGAGTAAGAACCCAATCAAACGCCCATTTCGGTCCTAGGTTTGAGTAGGTATAGGTGGCCGGCTGATCGGCGTTCTTACTGTTGTAGGTGAGAGTAAGGGCGATCTTTTGTCCACGTGGAGGCGTGTAGGAAACTGGAATATCGTTGAGCAAAAGAGCCGAGCTGAGCGTGTTGAGCTGAGCCACCGGCATTCCGGTGCAGGCTGGTGCGAGATTTTCGGGAACAGGTGCATGAGGGTCCGCGGCGGTTCCACCGCCACAGGAGTCACCAGCCCATATCCGTGCCGCTTCAGACTCGGACACCGAGTGCCATCCAACTGGAAGTTGGCCATTGGGAATGAGAGCGTAACCAGAGCTTTCCTGGTTCAGAGTGGCTTCATGAATCCACCTCTCCCCTCCGAAGAGTGAGTCCCTCACAAGAAGCATCCCATCGCGCTTTTGAATTACGGCCACAAAGTGGCCGAGGCTCAGGTGCACCATGGCTGGAGTTGACCATTCCTGCCCAGTCTCTCGATGGGCCATTTGGAGATTCAACTTTCGAGCATTTGCCATTCGCCAGTTCTGCAACAGGGAGGTGCCATCGGTTTCGATGGGCATTGCCAGAATCGAGCGATCCAACGGCATCCCTGAATGAATTTCTCGCTCAAGCACTGAAAGTGCCATCGGACCGCATTTCAAACCTGACCTGGGATCTGCCGCCAACCCGTCCAACACGGTCCGCGCAAAGGCCAGCTGAGTAGACGGCTTGCCGTGAACCGGTCCAGACCAACCATCGACTACTTGGAGGACGTTCTGAAGATCCTCCCTCCTCCCTAGGTGGCTCAGAAGCTCCGCATAAGATCCGGCAATTCGATTCAGGAGCATCCGTGAACTGGACCTCTGATCAGCACGAGCCAAATTCCATGCCTTGACCCAGTACTCGAGACTTCGAGACACCTGCCCTGCCTCTAGGGCCATGTCCGCCAGATTGGCGCACAGCGAGGCATTCCAACTCGAGTGAGGGTAGGCTCTCAGAAATGGGTCCAACGCTTCAGTACTGGACTTACGTCGGCATTCACCCAGCGCTGCCAAAAGCGCTCTGTTTTCGACTTCGGAGGGAATCGGTCCAAGGGGCATCAAAGGTTCCCCGAAGACGCTCGCAGCTTGCACTTGTGTAAGGCCAACGGATACCGTTAGGCCCACCTGGGCTCCCTGTCCCGATAAGGGCGCAATCAACACAAGACCCCAGAATTGGGAAGTCCCTCGGCGCATCATTTCTCTCCAGGAGTTGTAGGAATACCGCAAAGAGAAACAGATTAAGTGGTTACCCGTCAAATAAATTTCATGTTACATATTTGATTTTTAATTCCAAGTTGACCTCAATTCCGCTTGGATGGATACCATCCTTTAGCCCTCACAAGGATTTGCCATGGTTTCCATAGTTGCCCTGTTTCTCGCCTTCTTACCCATTGCCCAGGGAACTTCAGGCGGGCCGACTGCGCCTGGAGGGGCTTCGGTCAAAGAACTGGTCTCCGTTCAGAGACGGGTGACCGTCAAGACGCTTGTCGGTCAACCCGGCTGGCCTGGAGCTGTTAACGGACCGACCAGTTCCGCCCTGCTTTTTGAGCCCCATGGTGTGGCGGTGGGCAACGACGGTACGGTCTATATCTCAGAGGCTGGCAACCATGCACTCCGCCAATTCACACCAGATGGCATCCTTAGGCCGTTGGCAGGTTCCCTCGGGCGCGAAGGTGGCCAGGATGGGAGTGGGGGAGAGGCTAGATTCTATTTACCAAACAGCCTGAGCATCGACCACAAGGGCAATCTTTTTGTGGCAGATCTCGCGAATCACGCCGTCCGCAAGATCACGCCCAAAGGCGTGGTCACCACCTTTGCTGGGAAGCTGAGGGCCCTTGGAGATGCGGATGGCCCGGCGTCAGTGGCTCGGTTCAACCGTCCCCACGGCATCGCGGTTGGGGATGATGGCACGGTTTACGTCACCGACGCTGTGAACCACACCATCCGCAAGATCACCCCTGATGGGAGGGTTGTCACGGTCGCAGGAAAGGCACTGCACCCTGGCTCAATGGATGGAGTAGGAACTGAGGCCCGATTCCTGATGCCGTTCGCCATCGCCGTAGATCGAAATGGGACGATGTTCGTCGCGGATCGTGGAAATGATGCCATCCGGAAAATCACACCAGATGGCGTCGTCACGACCTTAGCCGGCAAGCTCGGTGTCCCTGGGACGAAAGATGGGCTTCGTGGTGAAGCACGGTTCTCCAGCCCGCGTGGCATTGACATCGACCAGAATGGAAATCTTTATGTCGCAGACTACGATAGCTGTCTGATTCGGATGGTCTCACCAGAAGGGCTTGTCACCACCTTGGCGGGAAAGGGGTATGAAGCGGGAAGTGCCGATGGATCTGGTTTGGAAGCACGCTTCAAGGGCCCCCACGGGATTACGGTCGACACCAAGGGGCGTGTTTTCGTCGCGGACTCCGACAACCACCTCATCCGAATGTTGATTCTAAACGACTAGGTTTCTAGCGTTCTCACCGAAATTCGCCCCGAATGGGATAACAGTTCCATTCCTTTGAAGGGCATTCGATCCAGAAATTAAGCTAAGGACTTCACGACTCTGGATGCAATTCGCCCATCGGTAGCACCTTCAGCATCGCCAAGAAAGCATCGATCGCCTGTT contains these protein-coding regions:
- a CDS encoding NHL repeat-containing protein; amino-acid sequence: MVSIVALFLAFLPIAQGTSGGPTAPGGASVKELVSVQRRVTVKTLVGQPGWPGAVNGPTSSALLFEPHGVAVGNDGTVYISEAGNHALRQFTPDGILRPLAGSLGREGGQDGSGGEARFYLPNSLSIDHKGNLFVADLANHAVRKITPKGVVTTFAGKLRALGDADGPASVARFNRPHGIAVGDDGTVYVTDAVNHTIRKITPDGRVVTVAGKALHPGSMDGVGTEARFLMPFAIAVDRNGTMFVADRGNDAIRKITPDGVVTTLAGKLGVPGTKDGLRGEARFSSPRGIDIDQNGNLYVADYDSCLIRMVSPEGLVTTLAGKGYEAGSADGSGLEARFKGPHGITVDTKGRVFVADSDNHLIRMLILND